From a single Sporosarcina oncorhynchi genomic region:
- a CDS encoding sigma-70 family RNA polymerase sigma factor yields the protein MHDQKEFAMQEFENVLEQYEPMITHSIRKLNIYRDHEQYRQAGRVALWQAWTRFDIDKGDFTPYAYRSIRGAMLDELKRASKYEEHVMPAVSEELIDVIGSTEEKNFDFLMGLIEQLDANEKAFIQWTYVEQCSLTECAERFGISVAGVKKRRERLLKKLRGIMVNRN from the coding sequence GTGCATGATCAGAAAGAGTTCGCTATGCAGGAATTTGAAAACGTGTTGGAACAATATGAGCCGATGATTACCCATTCAATTCGCAAGTTGAATATTTACCGTGACCATGAGCAGTATAGACAAGCGGGAAGAGTGGCATTATGGCAAGCGTGGACGCGCTTTGATATCGACAAAGGAGATTTCACGCCTTATGCCTACCGGTCAATCCGCGGAGCTATGCTGGATGAATTGAAACGGGCAAGTAAGTATGAGGAACATGTAATGCCCGCCGTCAGCGAGGAGCTGATTGATGTCATAGGCTCGACAGAAGAAAAAAACTTCGATTTTCTCATGGGATTAATCGAGCAACTTGATGCCAATGAAAAAGCATTTATCCAATGGACGTATGTCGAACAATGCAGCTTGACGGAATGCGCGGAACGGTTTGGTATTTCAGTTGCAGGTGTAAAGAAAAGAAGGGAGAGATTGTTGAAAAAGTTGAGAGGAATAATGGTGAATCGTAATTAG
- a CDS encoding TasA family protein — protein sequence MTLKKKLAMGVATGALALSMIGGGTYAYFNDVETSTNQFAAGTLDLTLNPETIINVDNIKPGDWMNRTFKLENTGSLDISKIFLTTSYTESVAGFGEHIVVDFLKNEDKGSIAGPSNVIVSKTLAELASMTPDAVKNLSPTFFGWQGGEASGIKAGTKDNMYVKFRFNENNLDQNAYQGASLELKWMFDAQQTAGQSR from the coding sequence ATGACTTTAAAAAAGAAACTAGCAATGGGCGTAGCAACTGGAGCATTAGCATTAAGCATGATCGGTGGAGGAACGTATGCTTATTTCAATGATGTTGAAACAAGCACAAATCAATTTGCTGCAGGTACATTGGATCTAACACTAAATCCTGAGACGATTATCAATGTCGACAATATCAAACCAGGCGACTGGATGAACCGTACTTTCAAATTGGAAAACACGGGTAGCCTTGATATTTCCAAGATCTTCTTGACTACTTCTTATACGGAGTCGGTTGCAGGTTTTGGAGAACACATTGTAGTAGACTTCCTGAAGAATGAAGATAAAGGCAGTATTGCTGGACCTAGCAACGTGATTGTATCTAAGACGTTAGCAGAATTGGCGAGCATGACACCAGATGCTGTTAAAAACCTATCACCTACATTCTTCGGCTGGCAAGGTGGAGAAGCTAGTGGTATTAAAGCGGGTACCAAAGATAATATGTATGTGAAGTTCAGATTCAATGAAAACAATCTAGATCAAAACGCTTACCAAGGCGCATCTTTAGAACTTAAATGGATGTTCGATGCACAGCAAACAGCTGGTCAATCTAGATAA
- a CDS encoding class D sortase, which yields MKSKRSLFGILFLLTGLVLVSFPLYMEWDQNKEVKAMEQALSLIAESDGTEPVVLEGIENLSFTKEQLERVMELEIPYIDMKQHVLDETTDTNLNIALTQIKPDQQPGIGNFTIAGHRGYRDGRHFSNLAKVPAGEKVYLHVGDKTYIYEITDTSVIEPTQVDVLDDQAGRNEITMITCTVSGKQRVAVKGQLVEETDRK from the coding sequence TTGAAAAGCAAAAGATCACTGTTTGGGATTTTGTTTTTGCTAACGGGGCTCGTCCTCGTTTCTTTTCCACTTTATATGGAGTGGGATCAGAACAAAGAAGTGAAAGCGATGGAGCAGGCACTATCTCTTATCGCAGAATCCGACGGAACAGAGCCTGTCGTTCTTGAAGGAATCGAAAACTTGTCGTTTACGAAAGAGCAGCTGGAACGCGTCATGGAGCTTGAAATTCCCTATATTGACATGAAGCAGCATGTTCTCGATGAAACGACAGATACTAATCTCAATATTGCACTCACGCAAATCAAGCCTGACCAACAGCCAGGTATCGGTAATTTCACAATTGCTGGACACCGTGGTTACCGGGACGGACGCCATTTCAGTAATCTGGCGAAAGTACCGGCGGGAGAGAAAGTGTATTTGCATGTCGGCGATAAAACATACATCTACGAAATCACGGATACTTCCGTCATCGAGCCGACACAAGTCGATGTGCTGGATGATCAGGCAGGTAGGAATGAAATCACGATGATTACGTGTACCGTATCCGGTAAACAGCGGGTTGCCGTAAAAGGTCAACTTGTGGAAGAAACTGATCGTAAATAG
- a CDS encoding helix-turn-helix domain-containing protein: MNTHYLKRHANFTTAEQLDRATELHMLQHNDSLTISDVQVLDTIRRHSKEHGAAHLPYSTIEAEIGRSNITVRRAIRKLVELKIIQKVHYIQPVMQGLGANIYVILPYGLVVDG; encoded by the coding sequence ATGAATACACATTACTTGAAAAGACACGCCAACTTCACGACAGCAGAGCAACTGGATCGAGCAACCGAATTGCATATGTTGCAACATAACGATTCACTGACAATCTCCGACGTGCAGGTGTTGGATACGATTCGCCGCCACTCTAAAGAACATGGGGCCGCTCATTTGCCCTATTCAACGATTGAAGCGGAAATTGGACGATCGAACATCACTGTCCGCAGAGCAATACGTAAACTAGTGGAGTTAAAGATTATCCAGAAAGTGCATTATATCCAGCCTGTTATGCAGGGGCTTGGGGCAAATATTTATGTAATTTTGCCGTATGGGCTTGTGGTCGATGGATAA
- a CDS encoding competence protein ComK, translating to MNNEISTLINKGIMAYVGTFNEVGKHVTDIYSSEDVYQVDVEPKKLLDKVLNYYGSNYRGAIASSKSILGPVDMAPISIGGPNGYILFTSMSPSIPECTFFFLHHIRSYHAIDSKTTAVVLSNGEILHVPVSRRSFQSRYHKALELKEKMASRSLYYIPYDMGEHYQAVSDKTVFYRVKKQSD from the coding sequence ATGAATAATGAAATCTCTACATTGATCAATAAAGGTATAATGGCTTATGTTGGCACATTCAATGAAGTTGGGAAGCATGTTACAGACATCTATTCTTCAGAAGACGTTTATCAGGTGGATGTTGAACCTAAAAAGCTGTTGGATAAAGTGTTGAATTACTATGGGTCGAATTATAGAGGTGCAATCGCAAGTTCAAAGTCGATCCTCGGTCCTGTCGATATGGCACCTATTAGTATTGGCGGACCAAATGGGTACATTCTTTTTACAAGCATGTCGCCATCCATTCCGGAATGCACATTCTTTTTCCTTCATCATATTAGGAGCTATCATGCGATTGATAGTAAAACGACAGCAGTCGTATTGTCAAACGGCGAGATTTTACATGTTCCGGTCAGCAGACGATCCTTCCAAAGCAGATACCATAAGGCATTGGAGCTGAAAGAGAAGATGGCAAGTCGATCGCTCTACTATATTCCGTATGACATGGGCGAACATTACCAAGCAGTAAGCGATAAAACCGTCTTCTACCGTGTAAAGAAACAATCGGATTAA
- a CDS encoding class D sortase gives MKKVAIILFLVGLSFVFYAGVQLKSNKQSEKTALVHAHKILESSDITKPPSHLSFQSGQTIGVLQIPTIGKELPIVEGIDEDALKNGVGHYTGTVYPGQKDQILLSGHRDTVFTGLDKLKTGDPIIVEMQHGSFTYGVKDTAIVDGNDTSIIHSTAPNEMLILSTCYPFRYIGNAPQRFIIYAEPMGDFE, from the coding sequence ATGAAAAAAGTAGCAATCATCTTATTTTTGGTTGGATTATCTTTCGTATTCTACGCAGGTGTGCAACTGAAATCGAACAAGCAGTCTGAAAAAACTGCACTCGTTCACGCCCATAAAATCCTGGAAAGTTCAGATATAACAAAGCCGCCTTCACATCTGTCATTCCAAAGCGGTCAAACAATCGGCGTCCTGCAAATCCCAACTATCGGTAAAGAACTGCCTATCGTAGAAGGGATCGATGAAGATGCATTAAAGAACGGTGTCGGACATTATACAGGCACCGTCTACCCTGGCCAGAAAGACCAGATTCTTTTATCCGGACATAGAGACACCGTCTTTACCGGATTGGACAAACTAAAAACCGGTGATCCGATTATCGTTGAAATGCAACATGGGTCCTTTACCTATGGAGTTAAAGATACGGCTATTGTTGATGGAAATGACACAAGTATCATCCATTCAACAGCACCAAACGAAATGCTGATCTTATCGACATGCTACCCGTTCCGCTATATCGGCAATGCCCCCCAACGATTCATTATCTATGCCGAACCGATGGGTGATTTTGAATGA
- a CDS encoding stalk domain-containing protein, with protein MLDLKKNKVMPFAMSALLVGSALTPAIVFAQDDVKEEEKEMTPSFIKAEGIIDSVEKRENATFYTIKNEDKPAGFYVTDKTLVFDNSGKEIALVKGDKVTIYTDANKPMLAIYPPQYSPEVVIVEKDETGSVAVGKFDETLLSEEHSLKLNVGEKTELSSLSGKEVKIDDLAGKNLLVFYSITTMSIPAQTPPEKIVVLDDVKDEGESKPEPQEPETTPDPEASEMEAAVEAIIAADHKMVKDVKMVPLRAIAEELGFTVKSTGNGAIITKEGEARSFTITRGEKNYGYNKALRQFEEAPALLEKWKTYVPVSFVEDLME; from the coding sequence ATGTTAGATTTGAAGAAAAACAAAGTAATGCCATTCGCGATGTCAGCACTACTAGTTGGCAGCGCGTTAACACCTGCAATCGTATTTGCGCAAGATGATGTAAAAGAGGAAGAGAAAGAAATGACTCCATCATTCATTAAAGCAGAAGGAATTATTGATAGTGTGGAAAAACGTGAGAACGCCACCTTCTACACTATCAAGAATGAAGACAAGCCTGCTGGTTTCTACGTGACAGACAAAACGCTTGTATTCGACAATAGCGGTAAAGAAATTGCACTTGTTAAAGGCGATAAAGTGACAATCTATACAGACGCAAACAAGCCAATGCTTGCCATTTATCCACCACAATACAGCCCAGAGGTCGTCATTGTTGAAAAAGACGAAACGGGGAGCGTCGCGGTAGGCAAGTTCGATGAAACATTATTGAGTGAAGAACATTCTTTAAAATTGAATGTTGGAGAGAAGACAGAACTGTCTAGCCTCTCTGGTAAAGAAGTGAAAATAGACGACCTGGCAGGCAAAAATCTACTCGTATTCTATTCGATTACGACAATGAGCATCCCAGCACAGACACCACCTGAGAAAATCGTCGTATTAGATGACGTGAAGGACGAAGGAGAGTCTAAACCTGAGCCTCAAGAGCCTGAAACAACACCTGATCCTGAAGCATCTGAAATGGAAGCTGCAGTCGAAGCAATTATTGCTGCCGACCACAAAATGGTGAAAGACGTTAAAATGGTTCCGCTTCGCGCGATTGCAGAAGAACTTGGCTTTACAGTGAAGTCAACTGGCAATGGTGCAATTATTACTAAAGAAGGCGAAGCGCGTTCATTCACAATTACGCGTGGCGAAAAGAATTACGGCTACAATAAAGCCCTTCGCCAGTTCGAAGAAGCACCAGCTCTTCTTGAAAAATGGAAGACGTATGTGCCTGTTAGCTTTGTTGAAGATTTAATGGAATAA
- a CDS encoding SpaA isopeptide-forming pilin-related protein — translation MKKFNIFALLLLLIGQTILGPMSTVNAQQSSPSPSFTLEEGTLTGIDGKNNIEAEDTVTLTYDWVLSGPIVEGQFQSISLPKQLQAIEGQTGKLYASEEEFGEYKVVDNNLFVSFNVNNSVVGDIDNNEESDKSIDIVDVTKTSLDTKTDDFKENDGEGLEISEVEVNEITNGYDSLNQSEKNMATENTIRSTNVNGAGTISVKTKLAEKAEGPFIFNGLKYSVKYSGTNEMTQNQTDDEISETKDKNEELNKSIVTRDLNSNTILKENSAILDQLITGVSIYDKEPTYDDKGNLIINGNNIGESDIKIDVGSTVAIIYNWGLRENHGYKSGDAFTFTLPSNFATSVALKGELDGGFGSYVVTPDGEVTFTFNEEIELDQALSGYFYVWRSFDSYSNIEGLEQNIDFSSVGLGSIKVNFNNPKSDKITKTGETDKNMNPGKISWTVDFNLNEEEIQNAIFSDVFSTGLSFNDDVEIYELKVMIDGSLEQDDEILIKEIEEIENGFKINFGTIKKAYRVKYSTNVNPILTAPYKGSIGNQAVVVGEGNPPLTVSKEMEVQFSKPLDKKVEQYDEKAQEIKWSIQYNYNEQTINNPVLTDTFDVNHQELDLDSFIVTEKKVQDNGNATTVRDLERGKDYEVTKENDGFKLTFKNSINLAYEIVYTTKAKNRIHEDEVTVTNKVAISGVKPVEKSKEIGQVIFHKSVGEIDYGPAKTIEWKLSLNEDAYTMDNVAITDKFVGQNLILLPDSVTISGLVKDVDYTVLPNNTYEEGFKITFIKKIKNLHYISYKTKFDSTKPAPTEGYKNTAELNWTENEIPQSPIKKSVTVPVDNYTNENGNKTGAYNAKTKEITWTIDINYNLHEINEAIITDTYTGDQEFIAGSLEVHHLKLKGGENQVEIDNSLPKPLSKFNKTGNGFTLDLGKIDSAYRIIYKTTLKNTEIKGVYQNHAILTDGEEGTKLFEKKATVTPKNGEQYAKKSGSQGAGADADIATWTVNLNFSQTHINEQSIVTDTLSSNQILLNDSFKLYTTVIPEDNSGKVSRGLEANPDIYSIDVQGNTFTLTFKQDVDTAYILVYQSFINAGHGEKITNEVNYSGTATNLVGETDKKEVIVELAGAGGGANPPKGKIKILKVDDEGNPLPNVVFELYNASGTVLLESLTTLENGEATTENEYKYYPSGIKYKLKEISAPQGYLIDPEYAKGKEIKFVGSDTKISITNKKIRQTLEFTKTDLRNGKTLNGVTFGLHKKDNDGKYHLVSGHENVVTKDGGKIIIENLEPGNYQLVEVKAADGYWLDKKPKEFTIIKDQTEVTKETMVNDRVGELKLRKVANEDESKFLSGAKFRLVNKENDKIFDEKTSDSNGWVTFTGIKYGTYTLEEIEAPSGYIVTNNLADVVINSPTKTLEKSIKNEKIIQAVKLVKVDKADNNIKLSGAEFTLYKKDTSELVTEEVDGKTVPVKRKTNSNGELFVNNLEPGEYYFQETKAPEHYLLGENRKTEVFEIKKDQTAFTEVTMENKRGTGSLVITKQDAVSKAVLSDTEFELFNSKGESYGKKVTNVAGEIKFDKLPYDTYTLKETKAKSGYVPNNQEYVIVVSDADVDGKEFTKTITNQKINRSVLLTKYNADKTLVLPNAVFELRKMNSSLPEGYEVVSTIGPEKLITNQNGTIYLDELLPGSYEFVETQAPSGYYVNNEPVSFTITTYQTSTVPVEKTNNRIPDPVWPGPVEPGKPVDPDKPKPVEPGKPVDPNKPDPTDPTEPGKPGEEDPTDPTEPGKPGEEDPLDPTKPGKPGIDPTKPGNNGSVEGEGGSKVPGNTNKPGKGNKPGSGTVQSGGGSKNPNANASGKETLPQTGEQLYLYMTILGFVLILAGGFMVRRRKTNE, via the coding sequence ATGAAAAAGTTTAATATTTTTGCATTATTACTGTTATTGATTGGTCAAACAATTTTAGGGCCAATGTCAACAGTCAATGCGCAACAATCTTCACCTAGTCCTTCATTTACATTAGAAGAAGGGACATTAACAGGCATTGATGGGAAGAATAATATCGAAGCCGAAGATACAGTCACTTTAACGTATGACTGGGTGCTATCTGGACCTATTGTAGAAGGTCAGTTCCAATCTATCTCATTGCCCAAGCAATTGCAGGCAATCGAAGGCCAAACAGGAAAGCTCTACGCAAGTGAAGAGGAGTTTGGTGAATATAAAGTTGTAGACAACAATCTTTTCGTCTCTTTTAATGTAAATAACTCTGTAGTAGGAGATATTGATAATAATGAGGAATCAGATAAAAGCATAGATATAGTGGATGTTACTAAAACAAGTTTGGATACAAAAACAGACGATTTTAAGGAGAACGATGGTGAAGGCTTAGAAATATCTGAAGTGGAAGTCAATGAAATTACTAATGGATATGATTCATTAAATCAATCTGAAAAAAATATGGCAACAGAAAATACTATACGCTCCACAAATGTAAATGGAGCGGGAACAATCTCAGTTAAAACTAAATTAGCTGAAAAAGCTGAGGGGCCGTTTATTTTTAATGGACTCAAGTATTCAGTTAAATACAGTGGTACAAATGAAATGACTCAAAATCAAACAGATGATGAAATTTCGGAGACGAAAGATAAAAATGAAGAGCTAAATAAATCTATTGTAACTAGGGATTTAAACAGTAATACAATTTTGAAGGAAAATAGTGCCATCCTAGATCAACTGATTACAGGTGTCAGTATATATGATAAAGAGCCTACTTATGACGATAAAGGAAATCTAATTATTAATGGAAATAATATCGGGGAATCGGATATAAAAATAGACGTCGGTTCAACTGTTGCAATCATTTACAATTGGGGTTTAAGAGAAAATCATGGATATAAAAGTGGTGATGCATTCACCTTCACTCTACCAAGCAATTTTGCTACCTCTGTTGCATTGAAGGGTGAATTAGATGGTGGTTTTGGAAGCTATGTTGTAACTCCTGATGGAGAAGTAACATTTACTTTTAATGAAGAAATTGAATTGGATCAGGCTTTATCTGGTTACTTTTACGTTTGGAGATCTTTTGATTCATATAGCAACATAGAGGGTTTAGAACAAAATATTGATTTTAGTTCCGTTGGTTTAGGATCTATTAAAGTGAACTTTAATAATCCGAAATCTGACAAAATCACTAAGACTGGTGAGACTGATAAAAATATGAATCCTGGAAAAATTAGCTGGACTGTAGATTTTAATTTGAATGAAGAAGAAATTCAAAATGCTATTTTCAGTGATGTATTCAGTACTGGTTTATCTTTTAACGATGATGTTGAAATTTATGAATTGAAAGTTATGATAGACGGCAGCCTAGAACAAGATGATGAAATTCTCATTAAAGAAATAGAGGAAATTGAAAATGGATTTAAAATAAATTTCGGCACAATAAAAAAAGCATATCGCGTAAAATACTCGACAAACGTGAATCCAATATTAACCGCACCATACAAAGGTTCGATTGGGAATCAGGCAGTTGTAGTTGGAGAAGGTAACCCACCTTTGACTGTTAGTAAAGAAATGGAAGTTCAATTCAGTAAGCCGCTAGATAAGAAAGTTGAACAATACGATGAAAAAGCTCAAGAAATTAAATGGAGTATTCAGTACAATTATAATGAGCAAACTATTAATAATCCTGTGTTAACAGATACTTTTGATGTCAATCATCAAGAACTGGATTTAGACTCATTTATTGTTACAGAAAAGAAAGTTCAAGATAATGGCAATGCGACGACAGTAAGGGATTTAGAAAGAGGCAAAGACTATGAAGTAACTAAAGAAAATGATGGATTTAAATTAACCTTCAAAAATTCAATAAATTTAGCTTATGAAATTGTCTATACTACAAAAGCGAAAAATAGGATTCACGAAGATGAAGTCACCGTTACTAATAAAGTCGCGATTTCTGGTGTGAAACCAGTAGAAAAATCAAAAGAGATCGGCCAAGTAATTTTTCACAAAAGTGTTGGGGAAATTGACTATGGTCCGGCAAAAACTATTGAATGGAAACTAAGTCTAAATGAAGATGCTTATACAATGGACAACGTAGCTATTACCGACAAGTTTGTCGGTCAAAATTTAATATTACTTCCTGACAGTGTCACAATATCTGGATTGGTAAAGGATGTGGACTATACTGTCTTACCTAATAACACATATGAAGAAGGATTTAAAATTACATTTATAAAGAAGATTAAAAATCTGCATTACATTTCTTATAAAACGAAATTCGATTCAACTAAACCAGCTCCTACTGAAGGATATAAAAATACAGCTGAGCTTAATTGGACTGAAAACGAGATTCCACAATCACCTATTAAAAAATCAGTAACAGTTCCAGTAGATAATTATACAAATGAGAATGGAAATAAAACTGGCGCTTATAATGCTAAGACTAAAGAAATTACATGGACAATTGATATAAACTATAATCTTCATGAAATTAACGAAGCAATAATTACTGACACATATACGGGTGATCAAGAATTTATAGCTGGATCACTTGAAGTTCATCACCTTAAGTTGAAGGGTGGGGAAAATCAGGTTGAAATCGATAACTCATTACCGAAACCACTTTCTAAGTTTAATAAAACGGGTAACGGATTTACATTGGATCTCGGCAAAATCGATTCTGCATATCGTATAATTTATAAAACCACTCTAAAGAATACAGAGATTAAAGGTGTTTACCAAAACCATGCAATATTAACTGATGGTGAGGAAGGAACGAAGCTTTTTGAGAAAAAAGCGACGGTGACACCAAAGAATGGTGAACAGTATGCCAAGAAGTCTGGGAGTCAAGGTGCTGGAGCAGATGCTGACATAGCAACGTGGACAGTAAATCTTAATTTTAGTCAGACACACATAAATGAACAATCTATTGTTACAGATACTTTATCATCTAACCAAATACTTCTGAATGATAGTTTTAAATTATATACAACAGTAATACCTGAGGATAATTCCGGTAAAGTTTCTAGAGGTCTGGAAGCAAATCCTGACATTTATTCAATCGATGTTCAAGGAAACACATTTACTTTAACTTTCAAACAAGATGTAGACACAGCTTATATATTAGTGTATCAATCTTTCATTAACGCGGGCCACGGAGAAAAAATAACTAATGAAGTTAATTATTCAGGTACTGCTACTAATCTAGTTGGCGAAACTGATAAAAAAGAAGTGATTGTTGAGCTAGCAGGTGCGGGAGGTGGAGCAAATCCCCCGAAAGGGAAAATCAAAATCCTCAAAGTCGATGATGAAGGAAACCCACTACCGAATGTAGTCTTTGAACTTTACAATGCTTCAGGTACGGTATTGCTTGAAAGCTTAACCACGTTGGAAAATGGGGAAGCAACTACGGAAAACGAATATAAATATTATCCATCGGGAATAAAATATAAGCTTAAGGAAATTTCAGCTCCCCAAGGATATCTTATTGACCCAGAATACGCTAAAGGGAAAGAAATCAAGTTTGTAGGATCGGATACAAAAATTAGTATCACCAACAAAAAAATTCGACAAACTCTAGAATTTACAAAGACAGACTTAAGAAATGGCAAGACCTTAAACGGCGTTACTTTCGGGTTGCATAAAAAAGATAACGATGGAAAGTATCATCTTGTAAGTGGTCATGAAAATGTAGTTACTAAAGATGGCGGGAAAATAATTATTGAAAATCTCGAACCTGGAAACTATCAACTAGTAGAGGTGAAGGCTGCTGATGGCTATTGGTTAGATAAAAAACCAAAAGAATTCACAATCATTAAAGATCAAACTGAAGTAACAAAAGAAACAATGGTTAACGATAGAGTCGGAGAATTAAAACTTCGCAAAGTGGCAAACGAAGATGAGAGTAAATTCTTATCAGGTGCTAAATTTAGGCTTGTTAACAAAGAAAATGATAAGATTTTCGATGAAAAAACATCAGACAGTAATGGTTGGGTGACATTTACAGGAATTAAATACGGAACGTATACACTTGAGGAAATTGAAGCACCAAGTGGATATATTGTAACCAATAATCTTGCTGATGTAGTAATAAATTCTCCGACAAAAACATTAGAAAAATCAATCAAAAACGAAAAGATTATCCAAGCAGTAAAGCTTGTTAAAGTGGATAAAGCTGATAACAATATTAAATTATCAGGTGCAGAGTTCACTCTATACAAAAAAGATACATCTGAATTAGTAACAGAAGAAGTTGACGGGAAGACAGTTCCGGTTAAACGTAAAACTAATTCAAACGGGGAGCTATTTGTTAATAACTTAGAGCCTGGAGAGTACTACTTCCAAGAAACAAAAGCACCTGAACACTACCTTCTTGGAGAAAACAGAAAAACAGAAGTCTTCGAAATTAAAAAAGACCAAACTGCATTCACTGAAGTCACAATGGAAAACAAACGGGGCACAGGCAGTCTAGTCATCACAAAGCAAGACGCTGTAAGCAAAGCAGTTTTATCAGACACGGAATTCGAATTATTCAACAGCAAAGGCGAGTCCTATGGTAAGAAAGTGACAAATGTTGCTGGAGAAATAAAGTTCGATAAATTACCTTACGACACATACACACTAAAAGAAACAAAAGCAAAATCAGGATATGTGCCAAACAACCAAGAGTATGTAATCGTTGTGAGTGATGCAGATGTGGATGGAAAAGAATTCACTAAAACAATCACAAACCAAAAAATCAACCGCTCAGTACTTCTTACCAAGTACAATGCAGACAAAACACTAGTTCTTCCAAACGCAGTATTTGAATTGCGCAAGATGAACAGCAGCTTGCCGGAAGGGTATGAAGTCGTTTCAACGATTGGGCCAGAAAAACTTATAACTAATCAAAATGGAACAATCTATTTGGATGAACTTCTACCGGGAAGTTATGAATTTGTTGAAACGCAAGCTCCATCGGGATACTACGTAAATAATGAGCCAGTCAGCTTTACGATTACAACGTATCAAACAAGCACAGTACCCGTAGAGAAAACAAACAACCGTATCCCAGATCCGGTATGGCCAGGTCCAGTTGAACCAGGCAAACCAGTAGATCCGGATAAACCAAAACCAGTAGAACCAGGTAAGCCGGTAGATCCGAACAAACCTGATCCAACCGATCCAACAGAACCAGGTAAACCAGGTGAAGAAGATCCAACCGATCCAACAGAACCAGGCAAACCAGGTGAAGAAGATCCATTAGATCCAACAAAACCAGGCAAGCCAGGCATCGACCCGACAAAACCAGGTAACAACGGTTCTGTTGAAGGTGAAGGCGGCAGCAAAGTGCCAGGAAACACGAACAAACCTGGAAAAGGCAACAAGCCAGGATCTGGAACTGTCCAAAGCGGTGGAGGTTCGAAAAACCCGAATGCAAATGCATCCGGAAAAGAGACACTTCCACAGACAGGCGAGCAACTCTATCTGTATATGACAATATTAGGATTCGTCTTAATCTTGGCAGGCGGCTTTATGGTGCGCCGTCGCAAAACAAACGAATAA
- the sipW gene encoding signal peptidase I SipW — MTERKRKPSTTKKMVKWVNNLVTGILMVLLIGVASLVVITKASGGEPQFFGYQLKTVLSGSMEPGIQTGSIIAVKLAEDKAGYVEGDVITFMEEDMLITHRITEVFNSGDSILYRTKGDNNNAADMNPVLSDNVVASYNGFTLPYVGYFINFSQSKNGALLLLIPGFLLLIYSGITIWKVLAQIELPQKKQAEVVGEDGGKSST; from the coding sequence ATGACAGAGAGAAAGAGGAAACCATCGACAACGAAAAAGATGGTGAAGTGGGTAAATAACCTTGTTACTGGCATCCTAATGGTGTTGTTGATTGGGGTAGCTTCTCTAGTCGTCATTACAAAAGCTTCAGGCGGGGAACCACAGTTTTTTGGCTACCAATTAAAAACAGTGCTTTCAGGTTCCATGGAGCCAGGAATCCAAACAGGCTCAATCATTGCAGTGAAGTTGGCTGAAGATAAGGCTGGTTATGTAGAAGGTGACGTCATCACATTCATGGAAGAAGATATGTTGATCACACATCGGATTACAGAAGTCTTTAACAGTGGAGATTCAATCCTTTACCGTACAAAGGGTGATAACAATAATGCAGCTGATATGAATCCCGTTCTTTCTGACAATGTGGTAGCCAGCTACAATGGTTTTACATTGCCCTATGTAGGTTACTTCATTAATTTCTCACAATCAAAGAATGGTGCGCTGTTACTGTTAATTCCTGGATTCTTATTGCTTATTTATTCTGGAATCACAATTTGGAAAGTCCTTGCTCAAATCGAATTGCCTCAAAAGAAACAAGCAGAAGTAGTTGGGGAAGATGGCGGAAAAAGTTCTACTTGA